In Mycteria americana isolate JAX WOST 10 ecotype Jacksonville Zoo and Gardens unplaced genomic scaffold, USCA_MyAme_1.0 Scaffold_184, whole genome shotgun sequence, a genomic segment contains:
- the ZNHIT1 gene encoding zinc finger HIT domain-containing protein 1, with product RWGGDGLCPPGKKKKKTRGDHFKLRFRKNFQALLEEQNLSAAEGPNYVSACAGPSRLPQRHFCAVCGFPSAYTCVTCGARYCSSRCLGTHQDTRCLKWTV from the exons CGGTGGGGGGGGGATGGGCTGTGCCCcccagggaagaagaagaagaagacgcGGGGCGACCACTTCAAGCTGCGCTTCCGCAAGAACTTCCAggcgctgctggaggagcag aaCCTGAGCGCGGCCGAGGGTCCCAACTACGTCTCGGCCTGCGCCGGcccctcccgcctgccccagcGCCATTTCTGCGCCGTCTGCGGCTTCCCCTCCGCCTACACCTGCGTCACCTGCGGCGCCCGCTACTgctccagccgctgcctcggCACCCACCAGGACACCCG GTGCCTGAAGTGGACGGTGTGA